The genomic stretch AGATTTATATTTTCACACTCTGCACTGCGCGAGGGTTGGGACAATCCAAATGTATTTCAGATATGCACGCTTAACGAAACACAGTCAACGTTAAAGAAAAGGCAGGAAATAGGAAGAGGTTTGAGACTGCCAGTCAATCAGGACGGCAAAAGAGTATTTGACGAAAATATAAATGTCCTCACTGTTTCGGCGAATGAATATTACGAAGATTTTGCGAAAGCCTTGCAGTCTGAAATTGAAGAGGAATGCGGCGTTAAATTCGGCGGGAGAATTAAGGATAAAAAGAAGAAGAAAGAAATAAAGCTGAAAAAGAACTTACAACTTGACGAAAATTTCAAGCTTCTTTGGGATAAAATTAAGCAGAAGACACATTACAGTGTAGATTATAATACTAATGAATTGATAAAACTTACCGGTAAAAAAATAGGTGAAATCAAAATAACAAAGCCAAAACTACTGCGAAGCAAAGCAGATATCGGAATGGACAAAACCGCAGTTACGGCGGAGTTAAGAACACAATCAAGCAGAGATTTGTATAGCGACATAGAAAGTGTTCCAGATATTCTTTCGTATATTCAGAACAAGACCAGATTAACCCGTGACACAATTTGCAGGATTTTGCTTGAGTCGGGTAAAATTGAAGATATTTTTATCAATCCACAGCAGTTTATGGATAAAGTCTGCGAAGCAATAAATGTCGTTCTGAATGAAATGATTGTTTACGGGATTAAATATGAAAAAATAGGCAATTCATACTGGGACCAGATGCTTTTTGATAATGAAGAACTTTCCGGATATTTTGAAGATTTATTTGAAGTTAAGAAAAAAGAAAAGACTGTTTATGATTATATTCAAACAGACAGTAATATCGAAAAGGACTTTGCCAGAGAATGCGAAAAAAGAGATGATATCAAATTTTATCTCAAATTGCCTTTCTGGTTTAAAATAGAAACTCCGCTTGGTACATATAATCCTGATTGGGCTTTAGTTTATGAGGGAGATAAAAAAGTTTACTTTGTTGCCGAAACAAAAGGAACGAATAATATTGACGAACTTGCTCCGGCAGAAAGATATAAAATCATTTGCGGAAAACGACATTTTGAGCAGTTCGAAGATGTTAAATTTCAGGCTCCGGTGAAATCTTTAAAAGATGTTATTTCGGGTTAAGATGAAAGCCTTATATAAGCATAAAAGAAGCGGGGACATATTCGCAATAGAAGCGGGCGAAGGCGGATTTAACCATTTTTAGAATTTGACAATTTTTGGCTTGCCCTTTAGAGTTTTCCCGGTAAAATAGCGGATTATCGTATCGAAATTGAGCGGGTGTGGTTATGGCGCATAATGAAAAAAAGGCTCTTTACGAGGTAATGAGTAAAGCAACCTGGCCTAAACCTCGCTATGACAAGGCATTAGAGCCGCTGCACCCGGAAGCCTCCGGCGAAGATAAGCAATCGCAATCGCCGGCAAGGATTTCGATACAATTGCCCAAAAGGGCCGCGGTTTGGCTCAATAAGCCGAGAGCCGTGCAGTTCAATGCCGGCAGGATTGAAATATCGGTGCCGTATCAGCTTGCGATTGCAATGCTTTTAGGGTTTGTTCTGTTAGTTTTAATAGCGTTTCGGCTTGGGCAAATGAGTTACCGAAGCGCCCAAAAGGCGGCTGGCCCGGCTGCGAAAATGCCGACAACTGTGCAGAAAACAACGCCAAAAGTGACGGCTGCTGTCGCACCGCAAAAAGTTGTTCCGGTCGTAGAAAAAACGCCGGTTGTTCAGGAAGTTGAGCCGGTTAAGCCGAAGGGCGATAATCGGATTGTGATACAGTCTTACCAGCTCAGGGCCGATTTGGAGCCGGTAAAACAGTATTTCGCCGGGTTCGGCATAGAGACTGAAATAATAAAAATCGACGCGTGGTATTATCTGGTTACCAAGGATAAATATGAAAATCCGGGAAGACCGGGGACAGATGGTTACCTTGCTAAACAGAAGATAATTGAGCTGGGTGCTAAATATAAGGCACCGCCGGGAAGTGAATCTTTTGGCACGCAGCCGTTTCGTGATGCATATGGCAAGAAGTTTGAATAGTTTTTCAGGAGAAATATTGAATGTCTGTTGACCGTTCCTTAAAAATCAAAGGTGCTCTGGAGAGACACAGAAATGTTTTAACACGTGCAGAGCGCGTTGGAAAGTTAAAAGACGAAGAGCGATGGCTTGAAGGGCAGTCGGTTTTTGGGCTTCCCAAGATTGCTCACCGCAAGAGCCACGCCGGCAAGAAAGTGAAGGAAGAAGCTGCTGCTGTAGAAGGAGCAGTGGCTGGAGCAGCACCGGAAGCACCGGCAGCGGCAGGAGCAAAGCCGGCGGCAGGAGCAGCACCGGCAGGGGCAAAGCCTGCGGCGGCAGCACCATCTAAAGAAAAACCTAAAGGAAAAGGAAAAGAAAAAGGTTAACATAAGTTCTTAGTGAGTAGTTAGCGCGTAGCAGGGGGGACTCCGATTGGTTATTGGAGGTGTTGTGATTTATTCTTTACGATTGAGTAGTTGGGGATATTCTTCACGTCGTTCATAATGATAATCTGGATTTTGTGTTTTGACTTTTTGGCCGATTCGGTTACTATATCGGTCAAATGAAAAAGATTCTGGCCGACAGGACGAGCAAAATAGACGCCAGCGGGATTAGGAAGGTCTTTGCGCTGGGGGAGAAGATGAAGGATCCGGTAAACTTTTCTATTGGTCAACCGGATTTCGACGTACCCGGACCGTTAAAAGAAGAGGCGATAAAAGCAATCAAGGCAGGGGGGAACAAATATTCACAAACAGCGGGGGACACACTTCTAAAAGAGAAAATCGCCGGATTAGTGAAAAAAGAGTTTGGATGGGACGAGCCCGCGGTGCTGGTTACCAGCGGGGTAAGCGGGGGACTGCTTCTGGCGTTTATGGCGCTGGTCAATCCCGGCGACGAGGTGATTATACCTGACCCGTATTTTGTGATGTATAAGCACCTGGTCAATATGCTGGGCGGCAAGTGTGTTTTTGTCGATAGCTATCCGAGTTTCGAGCTTCCGGTAGAGAAGATAAGCAAGGCGATAACCGGCAAAACCAAGATGATTATAGTCAATTCGCCCTGTAATCCGACCGGCGTGGTATATTCGCAGGAGCAGATAAAGGCACTTGCCGGGATAGCGGCGGAGAAAGATATACTTGTTATAACCGACGAGATATACGACAAATTTTGCTACGAAGGAAAATGCCCGAGCATAGCAAGTTGCTATAAGAAAGTTCTTTTACTGCGAGGATTCAGCAAGTCTTACGCAATGGCGGGGTGGCGATTGGGATTCGCGGCGGCAGACGAGTCCCTTAAAGACGTAGTTGAACAGATGACCAAGATACAGCAATATACCTTTG from Phycisphaerae bacterium encodes the following:
- a CDS encoding small basic protein, with translation MSVDRSLKIKGALERHRNVLTRAERVGKLKDEERWLEGQSVFGLPKIAHRKSHAGKKVKEEAAAVEGAVAGAAPEAPAAAGAKPAAGAAPAGAKPAAAAPSKEKPKGKGKEKG
- a CDS encoding aminotransferase class I/II-fold pyridoxal phosphate-dependent enzyme; amino-acid sequence: MKKILADRTSKIDASGIRKVFALGEKMKDPVNFSIGQPDFDVPGPLKEEAIKAIKAGGNKYSQTAGDTLLKEKIAGLVKKEFGWDEPAVLVTSGVSGGLLLAFMALVNPGDEVIIPDPYFVMYKHLVNMLGGKCVFVDSYPSFELPVEKISKAITGKTKMIIVNSPCNPTGVVYSQEQIKALAGIAAEKDILVITDEIYDKFCYEGKCPSIASCYKKVLLLRGFSKSYAMAGWRLGFAAADESLKDVVEQMTKIQQYTFVCAPSPFQKAAIAALDYDVSDLVTAYRKKRDLIYEGLKDKFEMVKPGGAFYAFARAPAGGATKFVEKAIANNVLIIPGNVFSEKDTHFRISYATSDEKIEQGIRILRRLT